The genomic segment GCCGAGCCACCCCTCGACGAGCACGGCCTCCCAGCACGGCGCCCGGAACATGCGAAAGCCGAACGGCTCGTCGGAGAGTCGCACGATCCATGCGTGAGCGGACTCGTTCGCGCTCAGCGACAGCGCGGTCTCGACGAGCGAGAGCGTCTCGAGCGCCGCCAGCGTCGGCTCCTCGATCGCCCGCCAGGCAGCGCCGTCGAGCTTGCAGGTCGCATCCATACCGGCGAACTCCCGTGCGAGGCGTTCCTCGATGTAGAGGTCGGACATGTCGTACCCGCGTGCGATGCCCTGCGACAGCTGTCGCGACCCGTGCGCTTCGATCCACGTGACTGCGTCCTCGTCGATCTCGGCGCGCTCACACTTGGCCAGCGCTGACTCGTAGGCGCGCAGCACGGACTCCGCCGCCTGGACGCCGTCAAACGCCGGACGCTCGACCGTCGTCCACGCGAGGCGGGCCAGCAGCGGCGTCATCCGCTCGACGAACGCAAGATCGCGCTCCGCGAGCACGATGCGTACCTCGTACTCGTAGGGAGGCGCGCCCGGCGGTGCGACCGTGTACGGCAGCACGAGGGCCGGAGCCGAATCGGTCGGCTGGTGAGCCGCGCGGCCCATCAGCCCTTTCCCCGGCAGCCGCGATGTCGACGGGCCGGTAGTTCGCCACGGCACCCCGACTCTGCGGGGCGCTCATCGGACCGCGCGGCGTGCCACGCGCGCAGGAACGCCAGCAGTGCGTACGCCTGGACGTGGCAGTCGTTGGCGTTGTCCGGGCGCCACTCCGGGGCCGCGGTCACGACCAGGTCGTAGACGTCGTCGAGCAGGTCCTCGAGGAGCTGGAGGAACGTCGGGTCGCTTGCCCAGCCGCGCTGTGCGCGCAGGACGTCGCGCGCGCAGGCGAGCGCGAGGACCTCGTCGCGCTGGCCGGCGCCCTCGCCTTCCAACTCGCTGACGAGGCGATCCATCCGTTCGTGCATGAGGCCGAGGGGTCCGGCCGGCGAGTCGTCGTCGGTCCAACTAGGGTGCAGCTTCGGCATTGCTTCTCCGGTGATGTCGGTTTGTGGCGGGTCGTGGCCCTCATGCCGCCAAGCTCGAGGCCGCGGCCCGCCCTTCGTTCCGGTGGGAAGGTATGCGCCGACCCGGACGGAACTACTTCTACAGGCAGAACTATATTGGTTGACGCCCGCTCCCCCCACCGCGCGACGCTCAAGACCGTCGTCGAGGCTCCCGCGATGTCGAGGCGGGCCTTCTCGGCGCAGGTACGCCGCGAGCTCGAGCTCAACGAACTGCCGCTACAGGTGCTCGCGGCGCTCGCGTTCTACGGCCCGCTCGGCGGAGCGGAGCTCGCCGCGCGCCTTGCGCTCTCGCGAGGATCGGTCTCCTCGCTCATCGCAGACCTCAGCGCGCGCGGACTCATCGTCACGGCAAGCGACGCCGGCGATCGCCGGCGGCGGATTGCCCACCTCACCCCGGCTGGGCAGGAGGTGGTCGAACGCTTCCTCGATCTGGCCGGGAAAGCGCTGACAACGGGTCCCACGTCAAACCGTCCTCCGGGCTCGCCATGAGCACCAGGACGTCGGCGGGCCATGACGCACTCGTCGATGCGTGGCCGGTCGTCACGTGGCCGGCCGTGCTCGGTCATGTCGAGGCACACCGCCGCGCGCGATCTCGTGTCGACGGAGCGGGGGACGTCGACCGTCACGCGAGCGCCGTCTGCGCCGCGCGACGG from the Thermoleophilia bacterium SCSIO 60948 genome contains:
- a CDS encoding winged helix-turn-helix transcriptional regulator, whose amino-acid sequence is MSRRAFSAQVRRELELNELPLQVLAALAFYGPLGGAELAARLALSRGSVSSLIADLSARGLIVTASDAGDRRRRIAHLTPAGQEVVERFLDLAGKALTTGPTSNRPPGSP